The proteins below come from a single Cylindrospermopsis raciborskii Cr2010 genomic window:
- a CDS encoding MogA/MoaB family molybdenum cofactor biosynthesis protein gives MEIQPHHDMTAIIANCAVITVSDTRNIQTDRSGQLIQQLLLTANHVVADYVIIPDDPATIQSHLNYLSNKTEINVVICNGGTGVAPRDTTYDAIASLLEKTLPGFGELFRWLSYQEIGSRAIASRAVAGTYRNKLVFSLPGSSNAVRLGMEALILPEIAHLVKQMEQ, from the coding sequence ATGGAAATACAACCACACCATGACATGACAGCAATTATTGCCAACTGCGCAGTGATTACTGTTAGTGATACCCGTAACATCCAAACAGATCGCAGTGGTCAACTAATTCAACAACTATTATTGACTGCTAACCATGTTGTTGCTGATTATGTGATCATCCCCGATGATCCTGCAACAATTCAATCCCATCTCAATTACCTCAGTAATAAAACAGAGATTAATGTTGTGATTTGCAATGGTGGTACGGGTGTTGCTCCTAGGGATACCACCTACGATGCGATCGCCAGTTTGTTAGAAAAGACCTTACCGGGGTTTGGTGAGCTATTTCGTTGGTTAAGTTATCAAGAAATTGGTTCCCGGGCGATCGCTTCTCGTGCTGTAGCTGGTACATACAGAAACAAACTAGTTTTTTCCTTACCAGGATCTAGTAATGCAGTGCGTTTAGGGATGGAGGCGTTGATATTGCCTGAAATTGCTCATCTTGTCAAGCAGATGGAACAATAA
- a CDS encoding TM2 domain-containing protein produces the protein MANLNPSHGSKQLLAGYCGIIFGGFGIHKFILGYAPEGFIMLVISVVGGSLTFGLTLIIMQLIGLIEGMIYLNKNHEDFVDTYFIGKQRWF, from the coding sequence ATGGCTAATCTCAACCCGTCCCATGGCAGTAAACAGCTTTTGGCAGGTTACTGTGGTATTATTTTCGGTGGATTTGGTATTCATAAATTTATCCTTGGTTATGCGCCCGAAGGTTTTATTATGTTGGTTATTTCTGTAGTTGGGGGTTCTCTCACCTTTGGATTGACATTGATTATTATGCAACTGATTGGTCTGATTGAAGGTATGATTTACCTGAATAAAAACCATGAGGATTTTGTTGATACTTATTTTATAGGTAAACAGCGCTGGTTTTAA
- a CDS encoding heavy metal translocating P-type ATPase translates to MQLAQKNELTEESAATTRKVILDVSGMKCAGCVKAVETQLTQHPGVKSACVNLATEIAVVEIEDAVEGDTLAQVLTAKGFPSEMRNSQGFSRVGKQDQEMRSAFMQLIVASGLLLFSGLGHFGSHLFPILSTIGLNNIWFHCALATLALLFPGRPIIIDGWLGWRRGSPNMNTLIALGTLTAYITSLVALLFPRMGWDCFFDEPVMMLGFILLGKTLEKQAKGRAASAFHQLLALRPQIARLIVNPDGQKLAVSPNINIIEIPADQVRVGEWLQVLPGDKIPVDGQVQFGQTTVDESMLTGEAVPVIKQPGDSVAAGTINQSGTVSIVARKIGEDTVLAQIVALVESAQTRKAPVQKLADTIAGYFTYAVLTASFLTWAFWYFIGTRVWPEVYITSGMVMGNHSIPLLNDQNSALLISLKLAIAVLVVACPCALGLATPTAILVGTGVGAESGLLIKGGDVLEKVHHLNTIVFDKTGTLTTGNPIVTDCLPLTDIDTTNLMQLAAAVEKGTCHPLAKAIQQSGEKLNLPIPHAMNFYTEPGMGVSAMVEGKSVLLGNWEWLNSHGITINTTTQEQGQKLAKEGKTVIGVAVDDILAGLIAVSDTIRPDAKLTVNHLQRMGLHVIVLSGDRLEAAVVIAQQLGLDSTNVIAGVTPEQKAGLIRSLQQGSLNVGDNSCVVAMVGDGINDAPALSQADVGIALSSGTDVAMESAEIVLMGDSLSDVVASIQLARKTFTKIRQNLFWAFAYNTIAIPLAAGVLLPSLHFVLTPSSAAAIMAFSSVSVVTNSLLLRGVKPQNQMAPR, encoded by the coding sequence ATGCAACTTGCACAAAAAAATGAATTGACAGAAGAAAGCGCTGCAACAACTAGAAAAGTCATACTCGATGTTAGCGGTATGAAGTGTGCTGGCTGTGTAAAAGCGGTAGAAACACAGTTAACCCAACACCCGGGGGTAAAAAGCGCCTGTGTGAATCTAGCTACAGAAATTGCTGTGGTAGAAATAGAAGATGCTGTTGAGGGGGATACGCTGGCACAGGTATTAACAGCGAAAGGGTTCCCCTCAGAAATGCGAAACTCTCAAGGGTTCAGCAGGGTTGGAAAGCAAGACCAAGAAATGAGATCTGCTTTTATGCAGTTAATAGTTGCTTCTGGACTGTTGCTGTTTTCAGGACTGGGACACTTTGGCAGTCATTTATTTCCTATTTTGAGTACCATTGGGTTAAATAACATTTGGTTTCATTGTGCATTGGCAACCCTTGCACTCCTGTTTCCTGGTCGTCCAATCATTATAGATGGTTGGTTGGGTTGGCGACGAGGATCCCCAAATATGAATACCTTAATCGCTTTAGGAACTTTAACTGCTTATATTACTAGTTTAGTTGCACTTTTATTTCCCCGGATGGGTTGGGACTGTTTCTTTGATGAACCAGTAATGATGTTGGGCTTTATCCTCTTGGGTAAAACCTTGGAGAAACAAGCTAAAGGGCGCGCTGCATCAGCATTTCATCAATTGTTAGCCCTAAGACCACAAATTGCTAGACTAATTGTCAACCCTGATGGCCAGAAATTAGCAGTTAGTCCCAACATTAATATTATTGAAATACCAGCTGACCAGGTACGAGTGGGAGAGTGGTTACAAGTACTACCAGGGGATAAAATTCCCGTCGATGGTCAGGTGCAGTTTGGACAAACCACCGTTGATGAATCAATGTTGACTGGGGAAGCTGTTCCTGTAATTAAACAACCAGGAGATTCTGTTGCAGCGGGAACTATTAATCAGTCAGGAACTGTCTCAATTGTAGCTAGGAAAATCGGTGAAGATACTGTCCTAGCTCAGATTGTTGCTCTGGTAGAAAGTGCCCAAACTCGTAAAGCTCCTGTGCAAAAATTGGCTGATACCATTGCTGGTTATTTTACTTATGCTGTTTTAACAGCTTCTTTTCTAACCTGGGCATTCTGGTATTTTATAGGAACTCGTGTTTGGCCAGAGGTGTATATTACTTCTGGAATGGTCATGGGTAATCATTCTATCCCCCTACTCAATGATCAAAATTCGGCACTGCTCATTAGTTTAAAACTGGCGATCGCAGTTTTAGTAGTAGCTTGTCCCTGTGCTTTAGGACTAGCCACACCCACAGCTATCTTGGTAGGGACTGGTGTGGGAGCAGAATCTGGGTTACTAATCAAGGGTGGGGATGTATTAGAAAAGGTTCACCATTTAAACACCATCGTATTTGACAAAACTGGTACTCTTACCACAGGTAATCCCATAGTTACAGACTGTCTACCACTAACAGATATAGACACTACCAATTTGATGCAATTAGCAGCAGCGGTGGAAAAAGGCACTTGTCATCCCCTAGCGAAAGCCATACAGCAGTCGGGAGAAAAGCTAAATTTACCCATCCCCCATGCCATGAATTTTTACACGGAACCAGGTATGGGAGTTTCCGCTATGGTAGAGGGGAAAAGTGTGCTGTTGGGTAACTGGGAATGGTTAAACAGTCATGGAATTACTATCAATACAACTACCCAAGAACAAGGACAAAAACTGGCAAAGGAAGGAAAAACAGTCATTGGTGTTGCTGTGGATGACATTTTGGCAGGTTTAATAGCTGTTAGTGATACCATTAGACCCGATGCCAAATTAACAGTAAACCACTTGCAAAGAATGGGTTTACATGTTATAGTCCTCAGCGGTGATAGGTTAGAAGCAGCAGTTGTGATTGCCCAACAGCTTGGTCTCGATAGTACCAATGTTATTGCTGGCGTTACTCCAGAGCAAAAAGCTGGACTAATTCGTTCTCTCCAGCAGGGTAGCTTAAATGTAGGTGATAATTCCTGTGTGGTAGCTATGGTGGGAGATGGTATCAACGATGCACCCGCTTTATCCCAAGCGGATGTGGGAATTGCCCTGAGTTCAGGAACAGACGTGGCTATGGAAAGTGCGGAAATTGTCCTTATGGGTGACAGCTTGAGTGATGTGGTAGCATCTATCCAACTTGCTCGTAAAACTTTCACTAAAATTCGTCAAAACCTATTTTGGGCCTTTGCCTATAACACCATTGCCATCCCCTTAGCTGCTGGGGTTCTCTTACCCAGCTTACATTTTGTCCTAACTCCCTCTAGTGCTGCTGCGATTATGGCTTTTAGTTCCGTTAGCGTGGTGACTAACTCTCTTTTGTTGAGAGGTGTGAAACCACAAAACCAGATGGCTCCCAGATAA
- the ribBA gene encoding bifunctional 3,4-dihydroxy-2-butanone-4-phosphate synthase/GTP cyclohydrolase II, with amino-acid sequence MSESNNHQTFKFDPINAALADLKSGRAIVVVDDENRENEGDLICAAQFATPDMINFMAVEARGLICLAMTGDRLDELDLPLMVSNITDTNQTAFTVSIDAGPHLGVTTGISAEDRARTIQVALNPATKPLDLRRPGHIFPIRAKAGGVLKRAGHTEAAVDLARLAGLYPAGVICEIQNPDGSMARLQQLMEYATLHHLKIISIADLISYRLQNDRLIYREIVTKLPSQFGQFDIYGYRHTLDNTDHVAIVKGDPAEFGERPIMVRMHSECLTGDALGSLRCDCRMQLQAALKMIENAGQGVVVYLRQEGRGIGLINKLKAYSLQDMGLDTVEANERLGFPADLRDYGMGAQILMDLGIKKIRLITNNPRKIAGVKGYGLEVVDRVPLLIESNDFNSYYLATKAKKLGHMLLQTYLATVALHWGDEPESIAQRYERLEKLRYLAKSNHLLLQEEARPLGIALFDQVSLIVHLGFDQPNVADVNWYQQKGHPYLQALGQILDQLIALPYIHKLEFLVSSGSDPLSNLQVKLDRQLISSDVKPSSLQDCLQTQQIYCFGNCT; translated from the coding sequence GTGTCTGAGTCCAATAATCACCAAACCTTTAAATTTGACCCTATTAATGCCGCTTTAGCAGATCTCAAGTCTGGTCGCGCCATTGTAGTAGTAGATGATGAAAACCGGGAAAATGAAGGCGATTTAATCTGTGCTGCTCAATTCGCTACCCCGGATATGATTAATTTTATGGCGGTAGAAGCAAGAGGGTTGATTTGCCTAGCCATGACAGGCGATCGCCTGGATGAATTAGATTTACCATTAATGGTTAGCAATATCACAGATACTAACCAAACTGCCTTTACCGTAAGTATTGATGCTGGTCCCCATTTGGGAGTGACCACGGGTATTTCCGCAGAAGATAGGGCACGTACAATTCAAGTGGCCCTCAATCCAGCCACCAAACCCCTGGATTTGCGCCGCCCAGGTCATATTTTCCCCATTCGAGCCAAAGCAGGAGGTGTGTTAAAACGGGCAGGTCATACAGAAGCTGCTGTAGACTTAGCAAGATTGGCCGGATTATATCCCGCTGGTGTGATTTGTGAAATTCAAAATCCTGACGGGTCTATGGCTAGATTACAACAGTTGATGGAATATGCCACCCTACATCACCTGAAAATTATTAGCATTGCAGATCTAATTAGTTACCGACTACAAAATGATCGCCTCATCTATAGGGAAATAGTGACTAAACTACCCAGTCAGTTTGGGCAATTTGATATTTATGGTTATCGTCACACTTTGGATAATACAGATCATGTTGCTATTGTCAAGGGAGACCCCGCAGAATTTGGGGAGCGCCCAATTATGGTACGCATGCACTCGGAGTGTTTGACTGGGGATGCTCTGGGTTCCCTACGATGTGATTGTAGGATGCAATTACAAGCAGCATTAAAAATGATTGAAAATGCTGGTCAGGGGGTGGTTGTTTATTTGCGTCAAGAGGGAAGAGGTATAGGTTTAATTAATAAACTGAAAGCCTATTCCTTGCAGGATATGGGACTGGATACGGTGGAAGCTAACGAAAGATTAGGATTTCCAGCGGATTTGCGTGATTATGGTATGGGAGCGCAAATTTTAATGGATTTGGGAATTAAGAAAATTCGTCTGATTACTAATAACCCCCGTAAAATTGCTGGAGTTAAAGGTTATGGGTTGGAAGTGGTTGACCGCGTTCCTTTGCTCATAGAATCCAATGATTTTAATTCCTATTATTTAGCCACTAAAGCTAAGAAGTTAGGACACATGTTGTTACAAACTTATCTGGCCACTGTCGCATTGCACTGGGGAGATGAACCAGAATCCATCGCCCAACGCTATGAAAGGTTGGAAAAATTACGATACCTGGCTAAAAGTAATCATCTTCTTTTACAGGAGGAAGCTAGACCTTTAGGAATTGCTTTGTTTGATCAAGTATCACTGATTGTACATTTGGGATTTGATCAACCAAACGTGGCTGATGTAAATTGGTATCAACAAAAAGGTCATCCCTATCTACAAGCCCTGGGTCAGATTTTGGATCAGCTCATTGCGCTACCATACATCCATAAGTTGGAATTTCTAGTCTCATCTGGTAGTGACCCTTTGAGTAATTTACAGGTAAAGTTAGATCGCCAGCTTATTAGTTCTGATGTTAAACCCTCATCCCTTCAAGACTGTCTCCAAACACAACAGATTTATTGTTTTGGTAACTGCACCTGA
- a CDS encoding CobW family GTP-binding protein gives MTSAVAIESPKMPVSKQGLPVTIITGFLGSGKTTLLNHILTNQQGVKTAVLVNEFGEIGIDNELIVTTDDNMVELSNGCICCTINNDLVDAVYQVLEREEKIDYLVVETTGLADPLPVAMTFLGSELRDLTRLDSIITVVDAANYSLDLFNSQAAHSQIVYGDVILLNKVDLVDEATLTVLERKIHDVKEGTRIIRTKNSQVPLALILSVGLFESDKYFDTSTDKHEHHDHSSCDHDHHEHEHHHHSHHLENDGFVSISFQSDKPFAIRKFQYFLDNQLPTNVFRAKGIMWFEESPNRHIFHLCGKRFTIDDDQWHGEKKNQLVLIGQNLDERELLQQIEHCLCLPFVNKGKGFKGG, from the coding sequence ATGACTTCAGCAGTTGCTATTGAATCTCCCAAAATGCCTGTTTCTAAACAGGGTTTACCAGTGACGATTATTACCGGATTTCTGGGAAGTGGTAAGACTACCCTACTTAATCATATTTTGACTAATCAACAAGGTGTAAAAACTGCTGTTCTCGTGAATGAATTTGGTGAGATTGGCATTGATAATGAGTTGATCGTTACTACTGACGATAACATGGTAGAATTGAGCAATGGCTGTATTTGTTGTACTATTAACAATGACTTAGTTGATGCTGTTTACCAGGTCTTAGAACGAGAAGAAAAAATAGATTATTTGGTGGTGGAAACTACCGGTTTAGCAGATCCTTTGCCTGTGGCTATGACCTTTTTAGGCTCAGAACTAAGAGACCTAACTAGACTAGACTCTATTATAACTGTGGTTGACGCTGCAAACTATAGTTTAGATCTATTTAATTCTCAAGCTGCCCACAGTCAAATCGTTTATGGTGATGTAATTTTGCTGAACAAAGTAGATTTGGTTGACGAAGCAACTTTAACAGTCTTGGAAAGGAAGATTCATGATGTTAAGGAAGGTACCAGAATTATTAGAACTAAAAATTCTCAGGTTCCCCTGGCCCTAATTCTCAGTGTGGGCTTATTTGAGTCTGATAAGTATTTTGATACGTCAACTGATAAACATGAGCATCATGATCATTCTAGTTGTGACCATGACCATCATGAACACGAACATCACCACCATTCTCACCATCTAGAAAATGACGGGTTTGTTTCCATTTCTTTCCAGAGTGATAAACCTTTTGCCATTCGTAAATTTCAATATTTTTTGGATAACCAATTGCCAACCAATGTATTTCGCGCCAAGGGTATTATGTGGTTTGAGGAGAGTCCCAACCGTCATATTTTTCACCTCTGTGGTAAGCGCTTCACCATTGATGATGATCAATGGCATGGGGAAAAGAAAAATCAGTTGGTTTTAATAGGTCAAAACTTGGATGAACGGGAGTTACTACAACAAATAGAACACTGTCTTTGTCTCCCCTTCGTAAATAAGGGTAAAGGTTTCAAGGGGGGCTAA
- the psb28 gene encoding photosystem II reaction center protein Psb28, giving the protein MASIQFSKGTDEKVVPDVRLTRSRSGDQGTATFTFVNPDILQEGNTDGITGMYMIDEEGEIVTREVRGKFVNGKPEAVEAVYLIKTSQEWDRFMRFMNRYAEENGLGLSKSE; this is encoded by the coding sequence ATGGCAAGCATCCAGTTTTCTAAAGGTACTGATGAGAAAGTAGTTCCAGATGTAAGGTTGACCAGATCCCGCAGTGGTGACCAAGGTACAGCAACTTTCACCTTTGTCAACCCCGATATCCTCCAAGAAGGCAATACTGACGGAATCACTGGAATGTATATGATTGACGAGGAGGGCGAAATTGTTACCCGCGAGGTAAGAGGGAAATTTGTTAATGGTAAACCAGAAGCTGTGGAAGCGGTGTATTTAATCAAAACCTCTCAAGAGTGGGATCGCTTTATGCGTTTTATGAATCGCTACGCTGAAGAAAATGGTTTGGGTTTGAGTAAATCTGAGTAA
- the cysS gene encoding cysteine--tRNA ligase translates to MTLSIYNTLTRRQEEFKPVEPGQVRMYYCGVTVYDYCHLGHARACIVWDVVRRYLEFIGYRVRYIQNFTDIDDKILNRARKENSTMETVAERYIQAYFEDMGRLGVREADEYPRATHTMNGIKRLIQDLEVRGYAYPADGDVYYAVRKFNEYGKLSGRKLADLQAGASERVNIEDPEYQKKKDPFDFALWKAAKPCEPAWESPWGKGRPGWHIECSAMVRDRLGDTIDIHAGGADLIFPHHENEIAQSEAVTGKPLANYWLHNGMVKVDGEKMSKSLGNFTTIRDLLDRGVDPMALRLFVLMAQYRKPLDFTEEAILAATNGWHTLKEGLLFGYHHGGKLDWDLQSAKDNTNIDQVEIEKFTTTVDDDFNFPGGLAVIFEIAKELRKEGNIIVHEGKTQTPCAKLLTKWQTLVTLTSVLGLIAKPEEQKTIDESLSDKVIENLVQKRQEARKAKDFAESDRIREELKAKGITLIDSKEGTRWQREQDF, encoded by the coding sequence ATGACCCTATCTATTTACAATACTCTCACCCGTCGTCAAGAGGAATTTAAACCCGTCGAGCCTGGTCAGGTTAGGATGTATTATTGTGGTGTGACAGTATATGACTATTGTCACTTGGGTCATGCTAGAGCTTGTATAGTATGGGATGTGGTAAGGCGTTACTTAGAATTTATTGGTTATAGGGTACGTTATATCCAAAACTTTACAGATATTGACGACAAAATCCTCAACCGTGCTAGAAAAGAAAACTCCACCATGGAAACAGTAGCAGAGCGCTATATTCAAGCCTATTTTGAGGATATGGGGCGCTTAGGGGTAAGGGAAGCAGATGAATATCCCCGGGCGACACACACCATGAATGGCATCAAAAGGTTGATTCAAGACTTAGAAGTAAGAGGTTATGCCTATCCTGCTGATGGAGACGTTTATTATGCTGTGAGAAAGTTTAATGAGTATGGTAAACTTTCAGGAAGGAAATTAGCAGATTTACAAGCGGGTGCGAGTGAGAGAGTTAATATAGAAGATCCAGAATATCAAAAAAAGAAAGATCCCTTTGATTTTGCCCTGTGGAAAGCCGCAAAACCGTGTGAACCAGCATGGGAGTCGCCCTGGGGTAAAGGTCGTCCAGGATGGCACATAGAATGTTCAGCCATGGTGAGAGATAGGTTAGGAGATACGATAGATATTCATGCGGGTGGTGCGGATTTAATATTTCCCCATCATGAAAACGAAATTGCCCAATCAGAAGCAGTCACAGGGAAACCACTGGCCAATTATTGGTTACATAATGGTATGGTAAAAGTAGATGGGGAGAAAATGTCCAAGTCCCTAGGGAATTTTACCACCATTAGGGATTTATTAGATCGGGGGGTTGACCCCATGGCATTAAGATTATTCGTCCTCATGGCCCAATATCGCAAACCCCTAGATTTTACCGAGGAGGCCATTTTAGCAGCAACTAATGGTTGGCATACCCTGAAAGAGGGTTTATTATTTGGTTATCATCATGGTGGAAAATTAGATTGGGATTTGCAATCAGCCAAAGATAACACTAATATAGACCAAGTGGAGATTGAGAAATTCACCACAACAGTGGATGATGATTTTAACTTTCCTGGTGGGTTAGCAGTTATTTTTGAAATAGCCAAAGAACTGAGGAAAGAAGGGAATATTATTGTTCATGAAGGAAAAACACAAACCCCCTGTGCAAAACTATTGACAAAATGGCAAACACTAGTGACTTTGACCAGTGTTTTAGGTTTAATAGCTAAACCAGAGGAGCAAAAAACCATAGATGAAAGTTTAAGTGACAAAGTAATTGAGAACCTAGTACAGAAAAGACAGGAAGCAAGAAAAGCCAAAGACTTTGCTGAATCTGACCGCATCAGGGAGGAACTAAAAGCAAAGGGTATCACCCTAATAGACAGCAAAGAGGGGACTCGTTGGCAAAGGGAACAGGATTTTTAA
- a CDS encoding tetratricopeptide repeat protein — protein sequence MKPNYSNWDDDLPPDPQEIYQDLISTLERKVGFGLYFVQCTPIEADNFAQHISRDLANKKIALLNLWEPIEKFYEHVKNYVQGQTIDILLVKGLEYSLYKYEKRNFGEVTEGQFTNLTKVPPILNHLNQQRERFRDDFSFCFVFLLRSFSLNYLIHRAPDFFDWRSGVYDLPTTAELVDEESRRLIMEGDYKKYLELTPQQKIETMLEIQELLTEKYQNDSNKARLLFEMGNLLYSANEYETAITFYEQELKLQPDDHGAWCNHGHALFSLSRYEAAIVSYRQALKLRRDDPFCWYALGNCQRKLHRDQEAILSYNQAIKIKTDDHYFWYNRGNALRNIGCNEEAILSYGQAIKIKPDESNVWNNRGIALRSLGRYQEAVFCYDQALSLQPDDYYAWYNRGVVLKKLKQNEAALLSYDQALKLKPDDHYSWNNRGNALEDLGHIEEAIFSYDQALKIKPDDQYAFYNKACCYAVQGKIQEALENLENAVSLKPEQFTQMAKADPDFDRIREDARFQALINKTFHD from the coding sequence ATGAAACCCAACTATTCTAACTGGGATGATGATCTACCACCAGATCCACAGGAAATATATCAGGATTTAATTTCCACTCTGGAACGAAAAGTGGGATTTGGTCTGTACTTTGTGCAGTGCACACCTATTGAAGCTGATAACTTTGCTCAACATATTAGTCGTGACCTAGCTAACAAAAAAATAGCCTTACTAAACTTATGGGAACCAATAGAGAAGTTCTATGAGCATGTAAAAAACTATGTGCAGGGACAAACTATTGATATCCTCCTAGTTAAAGGTTTAGAATACTCCCTATACAAGTATGAGAAAAGGAATTTTGGTGAAGTTACGGAGGGACAGTTCACCAACTTGACCAAGGTGCCCCCCATACTAAATCATCTCAATCAACAGCGAGAAAGATTCAGAGATGATTTCTCATTTTGCTTTGTGTTCTTACTACGGTCATTTTCTCTAAATTATTTGATTCATCGCGCCCCAGACTTTTTTGATTGGCGATCTGGAGTGTATGATTTACCAACCACAGCAGAATTGGTAGACGAAGAATCTCGTCGTTTAATTATGGAGGGAGACTATAAAAAATATTTAGAGCTTACTCCCCAACAGAAAATCGAAACAATGTTGGAAATTCAAGAACTGCTGACAGAAAAATACCAAAATGATAGTAACAAAGCTAGATTGTTATTTGAAATGGGGAATCTACTGTATTCCGCTAACGAATACGAAACAGCCATTACATTTTATGAGCAGGAACTGAAACTTCAACCAGATGATCATGGTGCTTGGTGTAATCACGGACATGCACTGTTTAGTTTATCCAGGTATGAAGCCGCCATTGTATCCTATCGCCAGGCTCTGAAATTACGACGAGATGACCCGTTTTGCTGGTATGCACTAGGTAATTGCCAGCGTAAACTACATCGAGATCAAGAAGCAATTTTATCTTACAATCAAGCTATAAAAATTAAGACCGATGATCACTATTTCTGGTACAACAGGGGTAATGCACTCAGGAATATAGGGTGTAATGAGGAGGCAATTTTATCTTATGGTCAAGCCATAAAAATTAAACCCGATGAGAGTAATGTATGGAACAATAGAGGCATTGCCTTGAGAAGTTTAGGCAGATATCAGGAGGCAGTTTTTTGTTATGATCAGGCGCTAAGCTTGCAACCCGATGACTACTATGCTTGGTATAATCGGGGAGTTGTACTAAAAAAACTCAAACAAAACGAAGCGGCACTTTTATCTTATGATCAGGCCTTGAAACTGAAACCAGATGACCACTATAGCTGGAACAATAGAGGCAATGCATTGGAGGATCTAGGACACATAGAAGAAGCTATCTTTTCTTATGATCAAGCTCTGAAAATCAAGCCAGATGATCAATATGCTTTTTATAACAAAGCCTGTTGTTATGCAGTTCAGGGTAAAATTCAAGAAGCACTAGAAAACTTAGAAAATGCAGTTAGTCTTAAACCTGAACAATTTACACAAATGGCAAAAGCTGATCCTGATTTTGATCGCATTAGAGAAGATGCACGCTTTCAGGCCCTAATTAATAAAACTTTTCACGATTGA
- a CDS encoding TldD/PmbA family protein: protein MEVDGFKLEKNFHNLREMLLSKKSDQEDFTLNLSSERSQFTRFNQGKLRQTGVVYDGSVHLTLMADHRSSFCHFPFTGNWEIDREVACQNLEELREEISMLPVDPYIVLPGGEGSIREIHRGELLAPEKVPDSILTSLENLDFTGMYAGGIIIRGYGDSRGKSHWFVTNSFNLDYSLIIAPKKAVKATFAGREWKQSAYIDKIADGKKQLSLLSREPRKLPRGKYRTYFAPGAVAELLDMLSWGAISESSIQQGNSALAPLSRGEKQLSPKFNLKENFSAGLTPRFNSLGEISPQELTLIENGGLVNSLVNSRTAKEYNKVSNAANSSETLRSPEIKIGNLDFGDILASLGTGLYVSNLHYLNWSNRQTGRITGMTRYACFWVENGEMVAPIENLRFDESLYDFWGEKLVDFTNFQDLIPEVGTYTKRQLGGSLVPGMLVEDFSYSF from the coding sequence ATGGAAGTAGATGGTTTCAAATTAGAAAAAAACTTTCATAATCTTAGGGAAATGCTGTTAAGCAAAAAATCAGATCAGGAAGATTTTACACTTAATCTTAGCAGTGAAAGGAGTCAGTTTACCCGGTTTAATCAGGGAAAACTTAGACAAACGGGAGTAGTGTATGATGGTTCTGTGCATTTAACTTTAATGGCTGATCATCGCAGTAGTTTTTGTCATTTTCCCTTCACTGGTAATTGGGAGATAGATCGGGAAGTTGCATGTCAAAATTTAGAAGAACTAAGGGAAGAAATCTCCATGTTACCAGTAGATCCCTACATAGTTTTACCAGGGGGAGAGGGAAGCATTAGGGAAATACATAGAGGTGAATTATTAGCACCAGAAAAAGTGCCCGATAGCATTTTAACATCCCTAGAAAATTTAGATTTTACTGGTATGTATGCTGGGGGTATCATTATAAGGGGATATGGAGATTCTAGAGGAAAAAGCCATTGGTTTGTTACCAATTCTTTTAATTTAGATTATTCTTTAATTATTGCACCGAAAAAAGCAGTCAAAGCCACCTTTGCTGGGAGAGAATGGAAACAATCAGCATACATTGATAAAATCGCGGATGGCAAAAAACAATTGTCTTTATTATCCCGTGAACCTAGGAAACTGCCCAGGGGTAAATATAGAACCTACTTTGCTCCTGGTGCGGTAGCTGAACTATTGGATATGTTATCTTGGGGTGCTATTAGTGAATCTTCTATACAGCAGGGTAATAGTGCTTTAGCACCATTGTCAAGAGGTGAAAAACAGCTTTCACCCAAGTTTAATTTAAAGGAGAACTTTAGCGCTGGTTTGACCCCCAGATTTAACAGTTTAGGAGAAATATCACCACAGGAATTAACCCTAATCGAAAATGGGGGTTTAGTCAATAGTTTGGTCAATTCCCGCACTGCTAAGGAATATAATAAAGTCAGCAATGCTGCAAACAGTTCAGAAACATTACGCTCCCCCGAAATCAAGATAGGCAACTTGGATTTTGGAGATATTCTGGCCAGTTTAGGAACTGGGTTATATGTTTCCAATTTACATTATTTAAACTGGAGCAACCGTCAAACTGGTAGAATCACCGGAATGACCAGGTATGCTTGTTTTTGGGTAGAAAATGGAGAGATGGTCGCCCCCATAGAAAATCTACGTTTCGATGAAAGTTTGTATGACTTTTGGGGAGAAAAATTAGTTGATTTTACCAACTTTCAAGATCTAATCCCCGAAGTAGGTACATACACCAAACGTCAATTGGGTGGTAGTTTAGTACCCGGAATGTTGGTTGAGGACTTTAGTTATAGTTTCTAG